One Salvelinus sp. IW2-2015 linkage group LG35, ASM291031v2, whole genome shotgun sequence DNA segment encodes these proteins:
- the LOC139023700 gene encoding uncharacterized protein, with amino-acid sequence MDRRNNVRGRGRVRMRGGRRGGGGQERGRRRGRGRQRVEISDEIRATVIDHVLVHGLTMREAGLRVQPNLRRFSVSTIVRTFREENRIARLPHAGGRTAIFTREQEAVIVGMVLQDDAIRLREIQERVIQDNTHFQGIDSVSISTIDRVLHRNRMRMKQVYRVXFERNSPRVKELRAQYVQTIFDLESLDRPHEFIFVDEAGFNLTKRRRRGRNMIGQRAIVEVPGQRGGNVTICAAISNHGVLHHHVTLGPYNTQHLLRFIANLRDILFEQQVQEQQGQELNENPIPTYVIVWDNVSFHRAAQVREWFNINGQFMNLYLPPYSPFLNPIEEFFSSWRWKVYDRQPYTRVNLLQAMDLACGDIGEESCQGWIRHTRGFFPRCLRRDNIACDVDEVLWPDPAQRQEEAH; translated from the exons atggatagaagaaacaatgtgagaggacgaggacgagtgcgtatgcgaggtgggcgacgaggaggaggagggcaagaaagaggaagacgaagaggaagaggaagacaaagagtggaaatatctgatgaaattcgagcaacagttatagaccatgttcttgtccatggactgacaatgagggaagcaggacttagagtgcaacccaatttgagacgattttctgtgtccaccatagtaaggacattcagagaagagaacag aattgcaaggctgccacatgcaggtggaaggacagctatattcactcgggagcaagaggccgttatagttggcatggtccttcaagatgatgcaatacgactcagagaaatccaggaacgagtgatacaagacaacacacacttccagggAATCGACAGTGTGAGCATTTCCACAATTGACCGTGTCCTCCATCGTAACAGGATGCGAATGAAACAAGTATACAGAGTACKTTTTGAGCGCAACTCACCAAGGGTGAAAGAACTGCGAGCtcagtatgtgcaa acaatatttgacttggaatccttggacagaccccatgagttcatctttgtcgatgaagcaggcttcaatctaacaaagaggagaaggagaggccgaaacatgattggacagcgggccattgttgaagtccctggtcaacgaggtggcaatgtcacaatctgtgctgctatcagcaaccatggtgttctacatcaccatgttacactcgggccatataacacccagcaccttctaagatttattgccaatctaagagatattttatttgagcagcaggttcaagagcagcagggtcaagagctaaatgagaatcccattcccacctatgtgatagtgtgggacaatgtcagtttccaccgagctgctcaggtaagggaatggtttaacatcaatgggcagtttatgaatttgtacctccctccatactcgcctttcctgaatccgattgaggagtttttctcctcttggagatggaaagtgtatgatagacaaccctacaccagagtaaatctgctgcaagccatggatttagcctgtggtgatataggtgaggaatcatgtcagggctggatacggcacacaagaggcttcttcccccgttgcctcaggagggacaatattgcttgtgatgtcgacgaagtgctctggcctgacccagcccaaagacaagaagaagcacattga